Proteins found in one Herbiconiux sp. A18JL235 genomic segment:
- a CDS encoding glycerol-3-phosphate dehydrogenase/oxidase yields MATHTSVSHSTKIGPEERSKAIETLKEKELDILVVGGGIVGTGAALDAVTRGLRVGMVEARDWASGTSSRSSKLVHGGIRYLEQLDFRLVREALIERGLLLQRIAPHLVKPVRFLYPLNKRVVERAYIGAGMLLYDIFSYSGGRPPGVPHHRHLSRRQVQQLIPSLSKNALVGGITYYDAQVDDARYVASLARTASSYGAHVASRVKVEGFLKVGERVVGVKAHDLETGERFEIRAKQVVNATGVWTDETQAMVGERGQFKVRASKGVHLVVPRDRFQGKSGLLLRTEKSVLFVIPWGRHWLIGTTDTDWHLDKAHPAATAADIDYILEHVNKVLAVPLTREDVEGVYAGLRPLLAGESDQTSKLSREHLVAHSVPGLVVIAGGKWTTYRVMAKDAIDAAVSALDGRISPSVTQDIALLGAEGYQAAWNKRHKIARKFGVHPVRIEHLLNRYGTLTDELLDLIKADPSLADPLPGADDYIGAEVVYAASHESALHLDDVLARRTRISIEAWDRGVSAAPVAARLMAGVLGWDEETVDREVEVYLERVAAERASQEQPDDESAERIRLEAPDIVDAD; encoded by the coding sequence ATGGCCACGCACACCTCGGTATCGCACTCCACGAAGATCGGTCCCGAGGAACGCAGCAAGGCCATCGAGACCCTGAAGGAGAAGGAACTCGACATCCTCGTCGTCGGTGGCGGCATCGTCGGCACCGGCGCCGCGCTCGACGCGGTGACCCGCGGTCTCCGGGTGGGGATGGTCGAGGCGCGCGACTGGGCGTCGGGCACCTCGAGCCGGTCGTCGAAACTCGTGCACGGCGGCATCCGGTACCTCGAGCAGCTCGACTTCAGGCTGGTGCGCGAGGCGCTCATCGAACGAGGCCTGCTGCTGCAGCGCATCGCCCCGCACCTCGTGAAGCCCGTGCGCTTCCTCTACCCGCTCAACAAGCGGGTGGTGGAGCGGGCCTACATCGGTGCCGGGATGCTGCTCTACGACATCTTCAGCTACTCCGGCGGGCGGCCTCCCGGTGTTCCGCATCACCGTCATCTCTCCCGTCGTCAGGTGCAGCAGCTCATCCCGAGCCTGTCGAAGAACGCCCTGGTCGGCGGCATCACCTACTACGACGCGCAGGTCGACGACGCCCGCTACGTGGCGAGCCTCGCGCGCACGGCCTCCTCGTACGGGGCCCACGTGGCGAGCCGAGTGAAGGTGGAGGGCTTCCTCAAGGTGGGCGAGCGGGTGGTGGGCGTGAAGGCTCACGACCTCGAGACCGGCGAGCGGTTCGAGATCCGCGCCAAGCAGGTCGTGAACGCCACGGGCGTGTGGACGGACGAGACCCAGGCGATGGTGGGGGAGCGCGGACAGTTCAAGGTGCGCGCCTCGAAGGGAGTTCACCTCGTGGTGCCCCGCGACCGGTTCCAGGGCAAGTCGGGGTTGCTGCTGCGCACCGAGAAGAGCGTGCTCTTCGTCATTCCGTGGGGCCGGCACTGGCTCATCGGCACCACCGACACCGACTGGCACCTCGACAAGGCGCACCCGGCCGCGACGGCCGCCGACATCGACTACATCCTCGAGCACGTGAACAAGGTGCTCGCCGTACCGCTCACCCGCGAAGATGTCGAGGGCGTGTACGCGGGCCTGCGGCCACTGCTCGCCGGTGAGAGCGACCAGACCTCGAAGCTCTCGCGCGAGCACCTCGTGGCGCACTCGGTGCCCGGGCTCGTCGTGATCGCGGGCGGCAAATGGACGACCTACCGCGTCATGGCGAAGGATGCGATCGACGCCGCCGTGTCGGCTCTCGACGGCCGCATCTCGCCCTCGGTCACGCAGGACATCGCGCTGCTCGGTGCCGAGGGGTACCAGGCGGCCTGGAACAAGCGGCACAAGATCGCGCGCAAGTTCGGCGTGCACCCGGTGCGCATCGAGCACCTGCTGAACCGCTACGGCACGCTCACCGACGAGCTGCTCGACCTCATCAAGGCCGACCCGTCGCTCGCCGACCCGCTGCCCGGTGCCGACGACTACATCGGCGCCGAGGTGGTCTACGCGGCCTCGCACGAGAGCGCGCTGCACCTCGACGACGTGCTGGCGCGCCGCACCCGCATCTCGATCGAGGCGTGGGACCGCGGGGTCTCCGCGGCGCCGGTCGCCGCGCGTCTCATGGCCGGGGTGCTGGGGTGGGACGAGGAGACCGTCGACCGGGAGGTCGAGGTGTACCTCGAGCGGGTCGCCGCGGAACGTGCGAGCCAGGAGCAGCCCGACGACGAGTCGGCCGAGCGCATCCGCCTCGAGGCCCCCGACATCGTCGACGCCGACTGA
- a CDS encoding GuaB3 family IMP dehydrogenase-related protein encodes MEIEIGRAKRGRRVYSFDDIAIVPSRRTRDPQDVSVSWGIDAYHFDIPVLGAPMDSVVSPQTAIMIGQLGGVGVLDLEGVWTRYDDPEPLLAEIRELPEGRATERMQQIYSEPIKPELVTARLAEIRASGVTVAGALSPQNTQELYETVVAAGVDLFVIRGTTVSAEHVSKNVEPLNLKKFIYELDVPVIVGGAATYTAALHLMRTGAAGVLVGFGGGAASTTRATLGIHAPMATAVADVAGARRDYMDESGGRYVHVIADGGLGTSGDIVKAISVGADAVMLGTALARATDAPGGGWHWGPEAHHSQLPRGNRVHVGSVAPLEQILYGPSPVADGTANLIGALRRSMATTGYSDLKEFQRVEVVVAPYRLD; translated from the coding sequence ATGGAAATTGAAATCGGCCGTGCCAAGCGGGGGCGCCGCGTCTACTCCTTCGACGACATCGCGATCGTGCCCTCCCGCCGCACGCGCGATCCGCAAGACGTCTCGGTGAGCTGGGGCATCGACGCCTACCACTTCGACATCCCGGTGCTCGGCGCCCCGATGGACTCCGTCGTCTCGCCGCAGACCGCCATCATGATCGGCCAGCTCGGCGGCGTGGGCGTGCTCGACCTCGAGGGCGTCTGGACGAGGTACGACGACCCCGAGCCGCTCCTCGCCGAGATCCGCGAGCTGCCCGAGGGGCGTGCCACCGAGCGGATGCAGCAGATCTACTCCGAGCCCATCAAGCCCGAGCTGGTCACCGCGCGGCTCGCCGAGATCCGCGCATCCGGTGTCACCGTCGCCGGCGCGCTCTCGCCGCAGAACACGCAGGAGCTCTACGAGACCGTGGTCGCCGCCGGCGTCGACCTGTTCGTCATCCGCGGCACCACCGTGTCGGCCGAGCACGTGTCGAAGAACGTCGAGCCGCTGAACCTCAAGAAGTTCATCTACGAACTCGACGTGCCCGTCATCGTCGGCGGCGCTGCCACCTACACCGCGGCCCTGCACCTCATGCGCACCGGCGCCGCGGGCGTGCTCGTGGGCTTCGGTGGCGGCGCGGCATCGACCACGCGAGCCACCCTCGGCATCCACGCCCCGATGGCCACCGCGGTGGCCGACGTCGCCGGCGCCCGCCGCGACTACATGGACGAGTCGGGTGGCCGCTACGTGCACGTCATCGCCGACGGGGGCCTCGGCACCTCCGGCGACATCGTGAAGGCGATCTCGGTCGGCGCCGACGCCGTCATGCTCGGCACGGCCCTGGCACGGGCGACGGATGCTCCGGGTGGCGGTTGGCACTGGGGCCCCGAGGCCCACCACTCGCAGCTGCCGCGCGGCAACCGGGTGCACGTGGGAAGCGTGGCGCCGCTCGAGCAGATCCTCTACGGCCCCTCGCCCGTGGCCGACGGCACGGCCAACCTCATCGGGGCCCTGCGCCGATCGATGGCGACGACGGGCTACTCCGACCTCAAGGAGTTCCAGCGGGTCGAAGTGGTGGTCGCCCCCTACCGACTCGACTGA
- a CDS encoding alpha/beta hydrolase family protein: protein MSGFAVKDDLLDAQTLRAASTASFGGAEVFETVAIARRVKGTDFDSWHAEWNGAAEAAYAVGVTAESRGERETARLAFLRATTYFRTAGSVFLARPVDPRLPASIARQREAFRRAITHFDIPVEVVSIPYEGTTLPGYFFSAVASDAPDARARRATVVLIDGYDGTTEELYFWNARAALDRGYNVLAFDGPGQGSVLVEQGLPLRPDYENVVTPVIDWLLGRDDVDPARVALIGLSLGGYLAPRAASGEHRVAACIADSGAFDLFDTAVARVPKPVRGQIPDGNDAARSLVEAMVDRLEKSPTGGWALRRNLYAHDVPDAMEFFRIARSFTLRGYAERITCPTLVVHAEGDDIGASAPELYDALTCEKQILLFTAAQSADQHCEVGARHLYHAAAFSWLDSHLHPTRLA, encoded by the coding sequence ATGAGCGGATTCGCCGTCAAAGACGACCTGCTGGATGCGCAGACGCTGCGCGCCGCCTCCACCGCATCGTTCGGCGGCGCCGAGGTATTCGAGACCGTCGCCATCGCCAGACGGGTGAAGGGCACCGACTTCGACAGCTGGCACGCGGAGTGGAACGGCGCGGCCGAGGCCGCCTACGCGGTCGGGGTGACCGCCGAGTCGCGGGGCGAGCGCGAGACGGCGCGGCTGGCCTTCCTGCGCGCCACAACGTATTTCCGCACGGCCGGTTCGGTGTTCCTCGCCCGGCCCGTCGACCCGCGCCTGCCGGCGAGCATCGCGCGGCAGCGGGAAGCGTTCCGGCGCGCGATCACGCATTTCGACATCCCCGTCGAGGTCGTGTCGATCCCGTACGAGGGCACCACGCTGCCGGGCTACTTCTTCAGCGCGGTGGCATCGGATGCTCCGGATGCACGGGCGAGGCGGGCGACGGTCGTGCTCATCGACGGCTATGACGGCACCACAGAGGAGCTCTACTTCTGGAACGCGCGGGCCGCTCTCGACCGCGGCTACAACGTGCTCGCCTTCGACGGGCCCGGGCAGGGTTCGGTGCTGGTGGAGCAGGGGCTTCCCCTCCGGCCCGACTACGAGAACGTCGTTACCCCCGTCATCGACTGGCTGCTCGGGCGCGACGACGTCGACCCGGCCCGCGTCGCCCTCATCGGGCTGAGTCTCGGCGGCTACCTCGCGCCGCGGGCCGCGAGCGGCGAGCACCGGGTGGCGGCGTGCATCGCCGACTCCGGGGCGTTCGACCTCTTCGACACGGCGGTGGCGCGGGTTCCGAAGCCGGTGCGCGGGCAGATACCCGACGGCAACGATGCGGCCCGATCCCTCGTCGAGGCGATGGTGGATCGCCTCGAGAAGAGCCCGACAGGTGGCTGGGCGCTGCGCCGCAACCTCTATGCCCATGACGTGCCCGACGCGATGGAGTTCTTCCGCATCGCCCGCTCGTTCACCCTGAGGGGCTACGCCGAGCGGATCACCTGCCCCACCTTGGTGGTGCACGCCGAGGGCGACGACATCGGCGCCTCGGCGCCCGAGCTCTACGATGCACTCACCTGCGAGAAGCAGATCCTGCTCTTCACCGCCGCCCAGTCCGCCGACCAGCACTGCGAGGTCGGTGCCCGCCACCTCTACCACGCCGCCGCGTTCTCCTGGCTCGACTCCCACCTCCACCCCACCCGCCTCGCCTGA
- the guaB gene encoding IMP dehydrogenase: MDQADPFGFVGLTYDDVMLLPGHTDVIPSEADTTSRLTKNITVATPLLSAAMDTVTESRMAVAMARQGGIGVLHRNLSIADQAEQVDRVKRSESGMVTDPVTTTPEATVAEVDALCGIYRVSGLPVVDGSGVLVGIVTNRDMRFVSPFEKSTTLVRDVMTKMPLITARVGVDPDDAVAIFAQHKIEKLPIVDDAGRLSGLITVKDFDKSEKYPNATKDAAGRLRVGAAIGFFGDAWQRATNLLEAGVDVIVVDTANGDSAGVLEIIKRLKSDPAFAAVDVIGGNVATRSGAQALVDAGADAIKVGVGPGSICTTRVVAGVGVPQVTAVYEASLAARESGVPVIADGGLQYSGDIAKALVAGADTVMLGSLLAGCDESPGDLVFVNGKQFKNYRGMGSLGALQTRGEKTSYSKDRYFQSDVPTDDKLIAEGIEGQVPYRGPLANVAYQLAGGLRQSMFYVGARTIPELKQKGRFVRITAAGLKESHPHDVQMVVEAPNYRR, encoded by the coding sequence ATGGACCAGGCGGATCCGTTCGGCTTTGTCGGACTGACTTATGACGACGTGATGCTCCTTCCGGGGCACACCGACGTGATCCCGAGCGAGGCCGACACGACCTCCCGGCTGACCAAGAACATCACGGTCGCCACTCCTCTTCTCTCCGCGGCGATGGACACCGTCACTGAGTCGCGCATGGCCGTGGCCATGGCCCGCCAGGGCGGCATCGGCGTGCTGCATCGCAACCTCTCCATCGCCGACCAGGCCGAGCAGGTCGACCGTGTGAAGCGCAGCGAGTCGGGGATGGTCACCGACCCCGTCACCACCACGCCCGAGGCCACGGTCGCCGAGGTCGACGCGCTCTGCGGCATCTACCGCGTCAGCGGGCTCCCGGTGGTCGACGGCAGCGGGGTGCTCGTCGGCATCGTCACGAACCGCGACATGCGCTTCGTCTCCCCGTTCGAGAAGTCGACGACGCTCGTGCGCGACGTCATGACGAAGATGCCCCTCATCACCGCTCGGGTGGGTGTCGACCCGGATGATGCGGTGGCCATCTTCGCCCAGCACAAGATCGAGAAGCTCCCCATCGTCGACGACGCGGGCCGGCTCTCCGGTCTCATCACGGTCAAGGACTTCGACAAGAGCGAGAAGTACCCGAACGCCACGAAGGATGCTGCGGGCCGCCTGCGCGTCGGTGCCGCCATCGGCTTCTTCGGCGACGCGTGGCAGCGGGCCACCAACCTGCTCGAAGCCGGTGTCGACGTCATCGTCGTCGACACCGCCAACGGCGACAGCGCCGGGGTGCTCGAGATCATCAAGCGGCTGAAGTCCGACCCGGCGTTCGCCGCGGTCGACGTGATCGGCGGCAACGTGGCCACCCGCTCGGGCGCCCAGGCCCTCGTCGACGCCGGAGCCGACGCCATCAAGGTCGGGGTCGGCCCCGGGTCGATCTGCACCACGCGCGTCGTCGCCGGTGTCGGTGTGCCCCAGGTCACCGCGGTGTACGAGGCCTCCCTCGCTGCGCGCGAGTCGGGTGTGCCCGTCATCGCCGACGGCGGACTGCAGTACTCCGGCGACATCGCGAAGGCGCTCGTCGCCGGCGCCGACACCGTCATGCTCGGATCCCTCCTCGCCGGCTGCGACGAGAGCCCCGGCGACCTCGTGTTCGTGAACGGCAAGCAGTTCAAGAACTACCGCGGCATGGGCTCGCTCGGCGCGCTGCAGACCCGCGGCGAGAAGACCTCGTACTCGAAAGACCGCTACTTCCAGAGCGACGTGCCCACCGACGACAAGCTCATCGCCGAAGGCATCGAGGGGCAGGTGCCCTACCGCGGCCCGCTCGCGAACGTGGCGTACCAGCTGGCCGGGGGCCTGCGGCAGTCGATGTTCTACGTCGGTGCACGCACGATCCCTGAGCTGAAGCAGAAGGGGCGCTTCGTGCGCATCACCGCTGCGGGGCTGAAGGAGTCGCACCCGCACGACGTGCAGATGGTCGTGGAGGCGCCGAACTACCGGCGCTGA
- a CDS encoding branched-chain amino acid ABC transporter permease yields MITGIRLGPRVRLATLLLAVIALTLGFVIGSGALSASASTVPASTAPAPSPTPTSDFTNTLTINGILRDGDNVVEGAEVTVEGGGFSETATSDDSGRWAVVVPEKGEYTVTLNVDSLPDGVELRDPDRSSATVGADEWQTNTITRSFPLGVDTRTTTGFFEQFLQRLAAGLNFGLLIALAAIGITLIFGTTGLNNFAHGEMVTFGAIVAWVTAVLLGVNIFIAMLVALILGGVFGYLNDWLLWKPLRRKGVKLVQAMIVSIGLAIALRYLYLFFIDGKTKTMNVGLSDAVVLGPVRITTGSIISMVISVVVLVLVGLFLTRTRIGKATRAVSDNPSLAAASGIDVDRIIRIVWVLSGALAALAGVMLALYRQVSWDMGFQVLLLMFAAVTLGGLGSAYGALVGSLVVGLFVELSTLFIPPDLKYAAALVVLIVVLLVRPQGILGRKERIG; encoded by the coding sequence TTGATCACAGGAATCCGTCTCGGACCACGTGTCCGTCTCGCCACGCTGTTGCTGGCGGTGATAGCACTGACCCTCGGATTCGTCATCGGATCGGGTGCCCTCTCGGCGTCCGCGTCGACAGTCCCCGCGTCGACGGCCCCCGCACCGTCACCGACCCCCACGAGCGACTTCACCAACACGCTCACCATCAACGGCATCCTGCGCGACGGCGACAACGTCGTCGAGGGCGCCGAGGTGACCGTCGAGGGCGGCGGTTTCTCCGAGACCGCGACGAGCGACGACTCCGGCCGCTGGGCGGTCGTCGTGCCCGAGAAAGGCGAGTACACGGTCACCCTGAACGTCGACTCGCTCCCCGACGGCGTCGAGCTCCGCGACCCCGACCGCAGCTCGGCGACGGTGGGTGCCGACGAGTGGCAGACGAACACGATCACCCGCTCCTTCCCGCTCGGCGTCGACACCCGCACGACCACGGGCTTCTTCGAGCAGTTCCTGCAGCGACTCGCGGCCGGCCTCAACTTCGGCCTGCTCATCGCCCTCGCCGCCATCGGCATCACCCTCATCTTCGGCACCACCGGTCTCAACAACTTCGCCCACGGCGAGATGGTGACCTTCGGCGCCATCGTCGCCTGGGTCACGGCCGTGCTCCTCGGCGTCAACATCTTCATCGCGATGCTGGTGGCGCTCATCCTCGGCGGCGTCTTCGGCTACCTCAACGACTGGTTGCTCTGGAAACCCCTGAGGCGCAAGGGGGTGAAGCTCGTGCAGGCGATGATCGTGTCGATCGGCCTCGCCATCGCCCTGCGCTACCTCTACCTCTTCTTCATCGACGGCAAGACGAAGACCATGAACGTCGGGTTGTCGGATGCGGTGGTGCTCGGCCCCGTGCGCATCACGACGGGCTCGATCATCAGCATGGTCATCTCGGTCGTCGTGCTGGTGCTGGTCGGCCTCTTCCTCACCCGCACCCGCATCGGCAAGGCCACGAGGGCCGTCTCCGACAACCCCTCGCTCGCCGCCGCCTCCGGAATCGACGTCGATCGCATCATCCGCATCGTCTGGGTGCTGTCGGGCGCCCTCGCCGCCCTCGCCGGCGTCATGCTCGCGCTCTACCGCCAGGTGTCGTGGGACATGGGCTTCCAGGTGCTGCTGCTCATGTTCGCTGCCGTCACCCTCGGTGGTCTCGGCTCCGCCTACGGCGCCCTGGTGGGCTCCCTCGTGGTGGGTCTGTTCGTCGAACTCTCGACCCTCTTCATCCCGCCGGACTTGAAGTACGCCGCGGCGCTGGTGGTGCTCATCGTGGTGCTGCTCGTGCGCCCGCAGGGCATCCTCGGCCGTAAAGAACGAATCGGATAA
- a CDS encoding branched-chain amino acid ABC transporter permease has protein sequence MDWGNIFGNAVGELISPTTAAYALAAIGLGVHFGYTGLLNFGQAAFLLIGAYGFAIPTLAGAPLIVAVLCAIVCSVIFAFILGIPTLRLRADYLAIVTIASAEVVRYIVTTTGLTDFTGAANGLSGFKGTFAAVNPIPQGTYGFGPFTYNEYDWWVRIVGWTLVVLASVLIWLLMRSPWGRVVKGIREDEDAVRSLGKNVYSYKMQALVIGGVLGSVAGIIFILPRAVQPANYTTGLTFFIWTIMLLGGAATIFGPIVGAMIFWVVLSLTQGILYGAIESGALGFLSTTQAGQIRFILVGVALMLLVIFRPQGIFGNKKELSFSV, from the coding sequence ATGGACTGGGGAAACATCTTCGGCAACGCCGTCGGCGAGCTCATCAGCCCGACCACGGCTGCCTACGCCCTGGCGGCGATCGGCCTCGGCGTGCACTTCGGCTACACGGGCCTCCTGAACTTCGGTCAGGCCGCCTTCCTGCTCATCGGCGCCTACGGCTTCGCCATCCCGACGCTCGCGGGTGCGCCGCTCATCGTGGCGGTGCTCTGCGCCATCGTCTGCTCGGTGATCTTCGCGTTCATCCTGGGCATCCCGACCCTGAGGTTGAGGGCCGACTATCTGGCCATCGTCACCATCGCGAGCGCCGAGGTGGTGAGGTACATCGTCACCACGACGGGCCTGACCGACTTCACCGGTGCCGCCAACGGCCTCTCCGGCTTCAAGGGCACCTTCGCGGCGGTGAACCCCATCCCGCAGGGCACCTACGGCTTCGGCCCGTTCACCTACAACGAGTACGACTGGTGGGTGCGCATCGTCGGCTGGACGCTCGTGGTGCTCGCCAGCGTGCTCATCTGGCTGCTCATGCGGAGCCCCTGGGGCCGCGTGGTGAAGGGCATCCGTGAAGACGAGGATGCGGTGCGCAGCCTCGGCAAGAACGTCTACAGCTACAAGATGCAGGCCCTCGTCATCGGCGGCGTGCTCGGCTCGGTGGCGGGCATCATCTTCATCCTGCCGAGGGCGGTGCAGCCGGCGAACTACACCACCGGTCTCACCTTCTTCATCTGGACGATCATGCTGCTCGGCGGCGCGGCCACCATCTTCGGCCCGATCGTCGGAGCGATGATCTTCTGGGTCGTGCTCTCGCTCACCCAGGGCATCCTCTACGGCGCCATCGAGTCGGGGGCCCTCGGGTTCCTCTCCACCACCCAGGCCGGGCAGATCCGCTTCATCCTCGTCGGTGTGGCGCTGATGCTCCTGGTCATCTTCAGGCCGCAAGGCATCTTCGGTAACAAGAAGGAGCTGTCCTTCAGTGTCTAA
- a CDS encoding ABC transporter ATP-binding protein, with protein sequence MAGVTHPLVKGEVGPGCAKVDPIVIADSVTRQFGGLKAVDVKHLEIPRGKITALIGPNGAGKTTMFNLLTGFDKPNTGTWEFDGMSLAGVPAFKVARAGMVRTFQLTKSLGRLSVLQNMLLGATGQKGEKLFASLFKGLWRKQEEENTAKADELLARFKLDAKREDYAASLSGGQRKLLEMARALMSNPQLIMLDEPMAGVNPALTQSLLGHIKNLKDDGTSVLFVEHDMHMVMHISDWVVVMAEGRVVAEGPPETVMKDPAVIDAYLGAHHDTDLGDLMEDGPNPVLEAERKAHEAHPETAEAGGYGDSGSTPPGQPQSEEKNR encoded by the coding sequence GTGGCCGGCGTCACGCATCCGCTCGTCAAGGGCGAGGTCGGCCCGGGATGCGCGAAGGTCGACCCCATCGTCATCGCCGACAGCGTCACCCGTCAGTTCGGCGGCCTGAAGGCGGTCGACGTGAAGCACCTCGAGATTCCGCGCGGCAAGATCACCGCACTCATCGGCCCGAACGGCGCCGGCAAGACCACGATGTTCAACCTGCTCACGGGCTTCGACAAGCCGAACACCGGCACCTGGGAGTTCGACGGCATGTCGCTCGCTGGCGTGCCGGCGTTCAAGGTGGCGCGGGCGGGAATGGTGCGCACCTTCCAGCTCACGAAGTCGCTCGGGCGCCTCTCGGTGCTGCAGAACATGCTGCTCGGCGCCACGGGTCAGAAGGGCGAGAAGCTGTTCGCCTCGCTGTTCAAGGGCCTGTGGAGGAAGCAGGAGGAGGAGAACACGGCCAAGGCCGACGAGCTCCTCGCGCGGTTCAAGCTCGACGCCAAGCGGGAGGACTACGCGGCCTCGCTCTCGGGCGGTCAGCGCAAGCTGCTCGAGATGGCACGCGCGCTGATGTCGAACCCGCAGCTCATCATGCTCGACGAGCCGATGGCGGGAGTGAACCCGGCGCTCACGCAATCGCTGCTCGGGCACATCAAGAACCTGAAAGACGACGGCACCTCGGTGCTGTTCGTCGAGCACGACATGCACATGGTCATGCACATCTCCGACTGGGTGGTCGTGATGGCCGAGGGCCGCGTGGTGGCCGAGGGTCCGCCCGAGACCGTCATGAAAGACCCCGCGGTGATCGACGCCTACCTCGGCGCGCACCACGACACCGACCTCGGCGACCTCATGGAGGACGGCCCGAACCCGGTGCTCGAGGCCGAGCGCAAGGCGCACGAGGCGCATCCCGAGACCGCCGAGGCCGGAGGCTACGGCGACTCCGGCTCGACGCCGCCCGGGCAGCCCCAGTCGGAGGAGAAGAACCGATGA
- a CDS encoding ABC transporter ATP-binding protein, whose protein sequence is MSDINPNEVNDETELLAQEPSRGHTLAPTDRGEAVLKTENLVGGYLPGVNILNGCTIEAFPGELIGIIGPNGAGKSTVLKAIFGQIKIRGGRVVLKGEDITGLKANKLVAKGVGMVPQNNNVFPSLTIEENLEMGLFQKPSIFAERFDFVTALFPELGKRRKQRAGSLSGGERQMVAMGRALMMEPSVLLLDEPSAGLSPVRQDETFMRVHQINRAGVSVIMVEQNARRCLQICDRAYVLDQGRDAYTGTGRELMKDPKVIELYLGTLAADQGH, encoded by the coding sequence ATGAGCGACATCAACCCGAACGAGGTCAACGACGAGACCGAGCTGCTCGCGCAGGAGCCGTCCCGGGGCCACACCCTCGCTCCCACCGACCGCGGCGAGGCGGTGCTGAAGACCGAGAACCTGGTGGGCGGGTACCTTCCCGGCGTGAACATCCTGAACGGATGCACGATCGAGGCGTTCCCCGGTGAGCTCATCGGCATCATCGGGCCGAACGGCGCCGGCAAGTCGACGGTGCTGAAGGCGATCTTCGGCCAGATCAAGATCCGCGGCGGCCGGGTGGTGCTGAAGGGCGAGGACATCACGGGCCTCAAAGCGAACAAGCTGGTGGCCAAGGGCGTCGGCATGGTGCCGCAGAACAACAACGTCTTCCCGAGCCTCACCATCGAGGAGAACCTCGAGATGGGGCTGTTCCAGAAGCCGTCGATCTTCGCCGAACGCTTCGACTTCGTCACCGCGCTCTTCCCCGAGCTCGGCAAGCGTCGCAAGCAGCGCGCCGGCTCGCTCTCGGGCGGTGAGCGCCAGATGGTGGCGATGGGCCGCGCGCTCATGATGGAACCCTCGGTTCTGCTGCTCGACGAGCCCTCCGCGGGCCTGTCGCCCGTGCGGCAGGACGAGACCTTCATGCGCGTGCACCAGATCAACCGCGCCGGGGTCTCGGTGATCATGGTCGAGCAGAACGCCCGGCGCTGCCTGCAGATCTGCGATCGCGCCTACGTGCTCGACCAGGGCCGCGATGCCTACACCGGCACCGGCCGCGAGCTCATGAAAGACCCGAAGGTCATCGAGCTCTACCTCGGCACCCTCGCCGCCGACCAGGGGCACTGA
- a CDS encoding GyrI-like domain-containing protein — translation MAESAPAKTDFKKTLDCYRAERGRFRVIEVPPLRYLMIDGAGDPNTSDDFTRGVEALYPLAYRLKFASKRELGRDYVVMPLEGLWWADDMASFTSARDKSRWSWTLMIMVPDWTTDDAFAAAVASVASAGAEAPAALAGVRLETLAEGRVVQTLHVGSYDDEAPLLARLHDEFIPGEGLRMRGRHHEIYLSDRRRTAPDKLRTILRQPVE, via the coding sequence GTGGCCGAGAGTGCACCCGCCAAGACCGACTTCAAGAAGACCCTCGACTGCTACCGGGCGGAGCGCGGGCGGTTCAGGGTGATCGAGGTGCCACCGCTCAGATATCTCATGATCGACGGCGCCGGAGACCCCAACACCTCCGACGACTTCACCCGCGGGGTCGAGGCGCTCTACCCGCTCGCCTACCGCCTCAAGTTCGCCAGCAAGCGGGAGCTCGGCCGCGACTACGTCGTCATGCCGCTCGAGGGGCTCTGGTGGGCCGACGACATGGCGAGCTTCACCTCGGCCCGCGACAAGTCGCGCTGGAGCTGGACGCTCATGATCATGGTTCCCGATTGGACCACCGACGACGCCTTCGCCGCGGCAGTCGCTTCCGTGGCCTCAGCCGGCGCCGAGGCGCCCGCAGCGCTCGCGGGAGTGCGCCTCGAGACCCTGGCGGAGGGACGGGTCGTGCAGACGCTCCACGTGGGCTCCTACGACGACGAGGCGCCCCTCCTGGCGCGTCTGCACGACGAGTTCATCCCGGGGGAGGGGCTGCGGATGCGCGGCCGCCATCACGAGATCTACCTCAGCGATCGCCGGCGCACGGCACCGGACAAGCTCAGGACGATCCTGCGTCAGCCCGTGGAGTGA